In Sphingomonas sp. SORGH_AS_0950, the following are encoded in one genomic region:
- a CDS encoding Eco57I restriction-modification methylase domain-containing protein: protein MSMQQPSVRMSTGPRPAVPRGIVGTWTNEDLHLYLDRCQVDTPDRLVQATWNHILERRDKVGSVVDFGAGDGRFAHHGRYESYVGYEIDKDRSRNAKLPANAKLVHRCAFSRDVTDASVCIGNPPFVRNQDLPLGWRTEVASKLHKRAGISISGLANAWQYFFLLSIVSAAEDGLVALVIPYEWVSRPSAALLRDFIHAQGWEVDVYRLVDAAFDSVLTTASITIVDKAAKTGTWRYFEENSDGSYRPLNSASGSSLGYLPYESGRKVCNETPRAIRGLSPGTQKVFTLTEAERCRFGLRIEEDVVPCVTSLRGVGASGEILDEVTFNRLFRQEGRRCWLIRADREPSRQLSDYLQSVPESDYQTVTCLQRDSWWKFKMPSVPEILIATSFKGGAPKFALNRIRARAVGGVAGIHHLSPSQESAFSYAIAELDIRDRIVAHANGLRKIEINQLNALLTGIVASAEQ from the coding sequence ATGAGCATGCAACAACCATCTGTCCGCATGTCGACCGGTCCGCGCCCGGCCGTTCCGCGCGGGATCGTGGGCACTTGGACGAACGAAGATCTCCATCTGTATCTCGATCGCTGCCAGGTGGACACGCCGGACCGGCTGGTTCAGGCGACCTGGAACCACATCCTGGAGCGTCGCGACAAGGTCGGATCAGTTGTGGACTTCGGCGCAGGTGATGGGCGCTTCGCGCATCATGGCCGATACGAAAGCTATGTCGGCTACGAAATCGACAAGGACCGCTCTCGGAACGCTAAGTTGCCCGCCAACGCCAAGCTGGTTCACCGCTGCGCGTTCTCGCGCGACGTCACCGATGCATCGGTCTGCATCGGGAATCCGCCCTTCGTCCGCAATCAGGACCTGCCGCTCGGTTGGCGGACCGAAGTTGCCTCGAAACTGCACAAGCGGGCTGGCATATCTATTTCAGGCTTGGCGAATGCTTGGCAGTACTTCTTCCTCCTGTCTATTGTTAGCGCCGCCGAAGACGGTCTGGTAGCGCTCGTCATTCCCTATGAGTGGGTTTCGCGACCGTCCGCCGCGCTATTGCGGGACTTCATTCACGCCCAAGGTTGGGAGGTCGATGTCTACCGCCTTGTCGATGCCGCTTTCGACAGCGTGCTCACGACCGCGTCGATCACAATCGTCGACAAGGCTGCGAAGACTGGCACTTGGCGGTATTTCGAGGAGAATAGCGACGGGTCATACCGCCCCCTAAATTCAGCCAGCGGATCCTCGCTCGGCTATCTACCCTATGAGTCGGGACGCAAGGTCTGCAACGAAACCCCTCGGGCGATACGCGGCCTCAGCCCGGGAACGCAGAAGGTATTCACCCTCACTGAGGCCGAGCGCTGCCGCTTTGGCCTCCGGATCGAGGAGGACGTCGTGCCGTGCGTGACATCGCTGCGCGGCGTCGGCGCCAGTGGTGAGATTCTTGATGAGGTCACGTTCAACCGCCTATTCAGACAAGAGGGTCGACGTTGCTGGCTTATCCGAGCAGACCGAGAACCCTCCCGGCAACTTAGCGACTATTTGCAGTCAGTGCCTGAATCGGACTACCAGACGGTCACGTGCCTTCAGCGGGATTCATGGTGGAAGTTCAAGATGCCCAGCGTTCCTGAAATCCTGATTGCGACCAGCTTCAAGGGCGGGGCCCCCAAGTTCGCGCTGAACCGTATCAGAGCACGTGCGGTCGGCGGCGTAGCGGGCATTCATCATCTCTCGCCTTCGCAAGAAAGCGCATTCTCATACGCTATTGCGGAACTGGACATTCGCGATCGGATCGTCGCGCATGCGAACGGCCTGCGGAAGATCGAAATCAATCAGCTTAACGCCCTGTTGACGGGCATCGTCGCATCAGCTGAACAATGA
- a CDS encoding ATP-binding protein, producing MTEKILVEGTIPFSIEARILRELGERLVKEPEVAILELIKNAYDADASNCSISHDYPNQIVVQDDGVGMTFERFRDGWMRIGTSSKEGDSLTAQYGRRITGEKGIGRFAVRFLGMTLTLDSVCDDPERGVRTRLRATFDWASFDRHQDLGKTEVDFVVTQVGNDVPTGTMLTIGALRPSSRHIRWKDIGTGSVNVVSAARALPPPPDWQQLDRRSTRDPGFSIRLKVVEEDGEIDLSGEILEHYVLRAVLRLDGTALELKVYKGGGDEPFVSVTDEYVNDIGRVYADIRFFPRRPGTFEGALVDGRKAYNWVRSNSGVLVFDRGFQVRPYGVEGDDWLSLVADAARNRRDPESTISKHHFGMTKAVAAAPSENWMLRLPESAQLIGAVHVEGARSSVTDDSGLHAAADREGFVINNAFLQLKDIVRGAVEAIAYADRRLQQAQADEKAAAELLKSRGETQQAIEEIEADPNLSRPQKNRIVAMLVESQERVEQADDHNKEKQKQLEIMSLLGVIAGFMTHEFGVAIGSLKEAQAELDNVAKELPQFADRAKAFRRHATTLQNFVSYSRAYVEGAKIKPTKPYRSIPRLRQVVKVFGDYARDRDIEVEIGVEPEVMVPLIPAALYNGIAQNLFTNALKAVTAKDGGEKRIAFRAWNDKGYHHLQVSDSGVGIPSPVKAKIFDPLFTTTESRNDPLGSGMGLGLALVQRGAEAFGGKAQLVAPPPGFTTCMEVRFPLDS from the coding sequence ATGACCGAGAAGATCCTCGTTGAAGGCACAATCCCATTTTCGATCGAGGCTCGCATCCTGCGCGAACTCGGCGAACGGCTGGTCAAGGAGCCCGAGGTAGCTATCCTCGAGCTGATCAAGAACGCCTACGACGCAGACGCCAGCAACTGCTCCATATCCCACGACTACCCCAATCAGATTGTGGTTCAGGATGATGGCGTCGGCATGACCTTCGAGCGGTTTCGCGATGGCTGGATGCGGATCGGCACCAGTTCCAAAGAAGGGGACAGCCTGACCGCTCAGTACGGCCGCAGAATCACCGGCGAGAAAGGCATAGGTCGCTTCGCAGTACGCTTCCTCGGTATGACGCTGACGCTTGATTCCGTCTGCGACGACCCGGAGCGGGGTGTACGCACCCGTCTGCGCGCGACTTTCGACTGGGCGTCTTTCGATCGACATCAGGATCTCGGAAAGACGGAGGTGGATTTTGTCGTCACGCAGGTTGGAAACGATGTTCCGACTGGTACGATGCTCACCATCGGCGCACTGAGGCCAAGCTCAAGGCACATCCGCTGGAAAGACATCGGCACCGGATCCGTCAACGTCGTCTCCGCCGCGCGCGCGCTGCCCCCGCCTCCCGACTGGCAGCAGCTTGATCGCCGATCCACGCGCGATCCCGGTTTCTCGATCAGGTTGAAGGTCGTCGAGGAGGACGGCGAGATCGACCTGTCTGGCGAGATACTCGAGCATTACGTCCTTCGCGCAGTCCTGAGACTTGACGGCACCGCGCTCGAGCTGAAAGTTTATAAGGGCGGGGGCGATGAGCCCTTCGTCAGTGTCACCGACGAGTATGTCAACGACATCGGCCGAGTGTACGCTGATATCCGGTTCTTTCCCCGCAGGCCGGGGACATTCGAGGGGGCGCTCGTTGACGGTCGCAAGGCCTACAACTGGGTTCGCAGCAACAGCGGGGTGCTGGTGTTCGACCGGGGATTCCAAGTTAGGCCATATGGCGTCGAAGGCGACGACTGGCTGAGCCTTGTCGCCGATGCTGCGCGGAATAGGCGTGATCCGGAGTCAACGATATCGAAGCATCACTTCGGAATGACAAAGGCCGTCGCCGCCGCTCCTTCGGAAAACTGGATGTTGCGACTGCCTGAGTCGGCCCAGCTAATAGGCGCAGTTCATGTAGAGGGTGCTCGAAGCAGCGTAACGGACGATAGCGGCCTTCATGCCGCCGCGGATCGAGAGGGCTTCGTCATCAACAATGCCTTCCTGCAACTGAAGGACATCGTACGTGGCGCGGTCGAGGCGATCGCCTATGCGGATCGCCGCCTTCAGCAGGCGCAGGCCGACGAGAAGGCGGCCGCCGAGCTTCTGAAGAGCCGCGGCGAGACTCAGCAAGCGATTGAGGAGATCGAGGCAGATCCCAACCTCTCGCGACCGCAGAAAAACCGCATCGTCGCGATGCTGGTTGAGAGCCAAGAACGCGTCGAACAAGCCGATGATCACAACAAGGAAAAGCAAAAGCAGCTGGAGATCATGAGTCTTCTGGGCGTGATTGCCGGCTTCATGACCCACGAATTCGGCGTAGCGATAGGCAGCCTCAAGGAAGCTCAGGCAGAGTTAGATAACGTTGCGAAAGAGCTACCTCAGTTCGCCGACCGAGCCAAGGCATTTCGGCGCCATGCAACGACACTGCAAAACTTCGTTTCCTATTCACGTGCCTACGTTGAAGGCGCAAAGATCAAGCCCACCAAGCCGTACCGCTCGATTCCTCGCCTACGGCAGGTCGTCAAGGTATTCGGCGATTATGCGCGCGATCGCGACATAGAAGTTGAGATCGGTGTCGAGCCCGAAGTCATGGTGCCGCTAATACCAGCGGCGCTGTACAATGGCATCGCCCAGAATCTATTCACCAACGCCCTGAAGGCAGTGACAGCGAAGGATGGCGGTGAGAAACGCATCGCGTTCAGAGCCTGGAACGACAAAGGATATCACCATCTTCAGGTCTCAGACTCTGGTGTCGGCATCCCCAGCCCTGTGAAAGCCAAGATCTTCGATCCGCTCTTCACTACCACGGAATCCCGGAACGATCCGCTTGGGTCCGGGATGGGATTGGGGCTAGCACTTGTACAGCGCGGCGCCGAAGCCTTCGGGGGCAAGGCGCAGCTCGTAGCGCCTCCACCGGGCTTCACAACCTGTATGGAAGTTCGTTTTCCCCTCGATTCCTGA
- a CDS encoding diguanylate cyclase, producing the protein MVHAMGGGWLTRIGTLILAIMLGLVPLSAAQAQVGQPLTTCIRPIHPGDTPQAMLAAPQRFDCRSDQSSYGVGDYWVLSQPLPVIAGDPRDRLAVRFASTWQDATTLHILYADGQMRRVAYTSATTSPYLLLGAMIGVPLPREGARPVRILWEAHGAANMRGVVRGARLGRHGDMLATESSLGLIYGLIMGMVIGLAVYNLALWPALRQPLQPVYCLLLFFITGYALASSGLIGQWLPWLDNNERHRWNAIMLGGVALTLVIFARHFFERKVFEGWLDRLAIVSFVLIAIPNVAFALLAPRWILPLDQAVVFGFLILLFFLIAVLVQAWRRRSNFLWAFAFAWGAPIILAMFRLLHAAHLIAWRPWIDQSTVLSMGAEALIASLGVAYRIYLLSRDRDLARADERVARRLADTDSLTGLFNRRAFLDQAIGRSGPQTLILVDIDHFKRINDQLGHDGGDEVLRGFAHALADLVGPDTLIARIGGEEFALLTDAARGPDIDLLLARLREVAYPSGLKVTASLGLCTGPMLDETDWRAIYREADQALYAAKNCGRDRACRGRSLPMTGGMAESRPAAPLPLVRTRPRPARGETGACANGGS; encoded by the coding sequence ATGGTCCACGCCATGGGTGGTGGATGGCTGACCAGGATTGGCACGCTGATTCTGGCGATCATGCTGGGCCTTGTGCCATTGTCTGCCGCGCAGGCGCAGGTCGGCCAACCGCTGACCACCTGTATCCGGCCCATCCACCCCGGCGATACGCCGCAGGCGATGCTGGCGGCCCCGCAGCGTTTCGACTGCCGGAGCGACCAGTCCTCCTATGGTGTCGGCGACTATTGGGTGCTCTCCCAGCCGCTGCCGGTGATTGCCGGCGATCCGCGCGATCGGCTGGCGGTCCGCTTCGCCAGCACCTGGCAGGACGCAACGACCCTGCATATCCTCTATGCCGACGGCCAGATGCGCCGGGTCGCCTATACCAGCGCGACCACCTCTCCCTATCTGCTGCTGGGCGCGATGATCGGCGTACCCCTGCCGCGCGAGGGGGCCCGGCCGGTCCGCATCCTGTGGGAGGCGCATGGCGCGGCGAACATGCGCGGCGTCGTGCGCGGCGCGCGCCTGGGCCGTCATGGCGACATGCTGGCGACCGAATCCTCGCTGGGGCTGATCTATGGCCTGATCATGGGAATGGTGATCGGACTGGCGGTCTATAATCTCGCGCTCTGGCCCGCGCTGCGCCAACCGCTCCAACCCGTCTATTGCCTGTTGCTGTTCTTCATCACCGGCTATGCGCTGGCATCGTCGGGGCTGATCGGCCAGTGGCTGCCCTGGCTGGACAATAACGAGCGGCACCGATGGAATGCCATCATGCTGGGCGGGGTCGCGCTGACCCTGGTCATCTTCGCGCGCCACTTCTTCGAGCGGAAGGTGTTCGAGGGCTGGCTGGACCGGTTGGCGATCGTGTCGTTTGTGCTGATCGCCATCCCCAACGTCGCCTTCGCGCTGCTCGCGCCGCGCTGGATCCTGCCGCTCGACCAGGCCGTGGTCTTCGGCTTCCTCATCCTGCTGTTCTTCCTGATCGCGGTGCTGGTCCAGGCCTGGCGGCGACGGAGCAATTTCCTCTGGGCCTTCGCCTTCGCATGGGGGGCGCCGATCATTCTGGCCATGTTCCGGCTGCTCCACGCCGCGCATCTGATCGCCTGGCGACCATGGATCGACCAATCGACGGTGCTGTCGATGGGGGCCGAGGCGCTGATCGCCAGCCTGGGCGTCGCCTATCGCATCTATCTGCTCAGCCGCGACCGCGATCTGGCGCGCGCCGACGAGCGGGTCGCCCGGCGGCTGGCGGATACCGATTCGCTGACCGGGCTGTTCAACCGCCGCGCCTTTCTCGACCAGGCCATCGGGCGCAGCGGGCCGCAGACGCTGATCCTGGTCGATATCGATCATTTCAAGCGGATCAACGATCAGCTGGGCCATGACGGCGGCGACGAGGTTCTCCGCGGCTTTGCGCATGCGCTGGCCGATCTCGTCGGCCCCGACACGCTGATCGCCCGGATCGGCGGCGAGGAGTTCGCGCTGCTGACCGACGCCGCGCGCGGGCCGGACATCGACCTGCTGCTCGCCCGGCTGCGCGAGGTCGCCTATCCCTCGGGGCTGAAGGTCACCGCCAGCCTGGGGCTGTGCACCGGCCCGATGCTGGACGAGACGGACTGGAGGGCGATCTACCGCGAGGCGGATCAGGCGCTCTACGCCGCCAAGAATTGCGGGCGCGACCGGGCGTGCCGGGGCCGCTCCCTCCCGATGACCGGCGGGATGGCGGAAAGCCGCCCCGCAGCCCCCTTGCCGCTCGTCCGGACACGGCCTAGACCGGCGCGCGGGGAGACGGGGGCGTGCGCGAACGGCGGATCGTGA
- the clpA gene encoding ATP-dependent Clp protease ATP-binding subunit ClpA: MPSFAPALETTLHKALEAATVRRHEYATLEHLLLALIDDDHASKVMEACHVDLGELKATVAQYLDTELDALKVEAATDPSPTSGFQRVVQRAILHVQSSGRDEVTGANVLVALFSERESYAVYFLQQQDMSRLDAVSFISHGVGKGGAASESTPPKGVEEEKPAKPAEKGKGESALKQFTVDLNEKAKLGKVDPLIGRGPEVDRTVQILCRRSKNNPLYVGDPGVGKTAIAEGLARKIIEGNVPEVLLNAVIYSLDMGALLAGTRYRGDFEERLKAVVNELEKLPHAVLFIDEIHTVIGAGATSGGAMDASNLLKPALSGGTIRCIGSTTYKEFRNHFEKDRALLRRFQKIDVNEPTIEDTIKILAGLRSAFEDHHQVKYTPDAIKSAVELSARYINDRKLPDKAIDVIDEVGAMQMLVPVSKRKKTITPKEIEAVIATMARIPPKSVSTDDRQQLETLETDLKRVVFGQNAAIENLSSAIKLSRAGLRDPDKPIGNYLFTGPTGVGKTEVARQLATILGIPLQRFDMSEYMERHSVSRLIGAPPGYVGYDQGGLLTDAVDQNPHSVLLLDEIEKAHPDLFNILLQVMDNGKLTDHHGKTVDFRNTIIIMTTNAGAADMARETVGFGNLTREGEDEQAVQKMFSPEFRNRLDAIVPFGYLPPEVVARVVDKFILQLELQLADRHVHISLDEAAKSWLTEKGYDRLYGARPMGRLIQEKIKQPLAEELLFGKLVHGGEVTVRMKDGALSFAIEPAAPKKPRKKGGKPAEVDAG; the protein is encoded by the coding sequence ATGCCATCTTTCGCCCCCGCGCTCGAGACCACGCTTCACAAGGCGCTGGAAGCCGCGACCGTGCGGCGCCACGAATATGCCACGCTGGAGCACCTCCTCCTCGCGCTGATCGACGACGACCATGCCTCCAAGGTGATGGAAGCATGCCATGTCGACCTGGGCGAGCTGAAGGCGACGGTCGCCCAGTATCTCGACACCGAACTCGACGCGCTGAAGGTCGAGGCGGCGACCGACCCCTCCCCCACCAGCGGGTTCCAGCGCGTCGTCCAGCGCGCGATCCTGCACGTCCAGTCCTCGGGCCGCGACGAGGTGACCGGCGCGAACGTGCTGGTCGCCTTGTTCTCCGAACGCGAATCCTATGCCGTCTATTTCCTCCAGCAGCAGGATATGAGCCGCCTGGACGCGGTCAGCTTCATCAGCCACGGCGTCGGCAAGGGTGGTGCCGCCAGCGAGTCGACCCCGCCCAAGGGCGTCGAGGAGGAAAAGCCCGCCAAGCCCGCCGAAAAGGGCAAGGGGGAAAGCGCGCTCAAGCAGTTCACCGTCGACCTCAACGAAAAGGCCAAGCTGGGCAAGGTCGATCCGCTGATCGGGCGCGGGCCCGAAGTGGACCGCACCGTCCAGATCCTGTGCCGCCGGTCGAAGAACAACCCGCTCTATGTGGGCGATCCCGGCGTCGGCAAGACCGCCATCGCGGAAGGGCTGGCGCGCAAGATCATCGAGGGCAATGTGCCCGAGGTGCTGCTGAACGCCGTCATCTATTCGCTTGACATGGGCGCGCTGCTCGCGGGCACGCGCTATCGCGGCGACTTCGAGGAGCGGCTGAAGGCGGTCGTCAACGAACTGGAGAAGCTGCCGCACGCGGTGCTCTTCATCGACGAGATCCACACCGTCATCGGCGCGGGCGCGACCAGCGGCGGGGCGATGGATGCGTCGAACCTGCTCAAGCCCGCGCTGTCGGGCGGTACGATCCGCTGCATCGGCTCGACCACCTACAAGGAGTTCCGCAACCACTTCGAAAAGGACCGCGCGCTGCTGCGCCGGTTCCAGAAAATCGACGTGAACGAGCCGACGATCGAGGACACGATCAAGATCCTGGCGGGCCTGCGCTCAGCGTTCGAGGATCATCATCAGGTCAAGTATACGCCCGATGCGATCAAGTCGGCGGTCGAGCTGTCGGCGCGCTACATCAACGACCGCAAGCTGCCCGACAAGGCGATCGACGTGATCGACGAGGTCGGCGCGATGCAGATGCTGGTGCCGGTCAGCAAGCGCAAGAAGACGATCACGCCCAAGGAGATCGAGGCCGTGATCGCCACCATGGCGCGCATCCCGCCGAAAAGCGTGTCGACCGACGACCGCCAGCAGCTGGAGACGCTGGAGACCGATCTCAAGCGCGTGGTGTTCGGCCAGAATGCGGCGATCGAGAATCTGTCCTCGGCGATCAAGCTCAGCCGGGCGGGCCTGCGCGATCCCGACAAGCCGATCGGCAACTATCTGTTCACCGGCCCCACTGGCGTCGGCAAGACGGAAGTGGCGCGCCAGCTGGCGACGATCCTGGGCATTCCGCTCCAGCGGTTCGACATGTCCGAATATATGGAGCGTCACTCGGTCAGCCGTCTGATCGGTGCCCCTCCGGGCTATGTCGGATACGACCAGGGCGGCCTGCTGACCGATGCGGTCGACCAGAATCCGCATTCGGTGCTGCTGCTCGACGAGATCGAGAAGGCGCATCCCGATCTGTTCAACATCCTGTTGCAGGTGATGGACAATGGGAAGCTGACCGATCACCACGGCAAGACGGTCGATTTCCGCAACACGATCATCATCATGACGACCAATGCGGGCGCCGCCGACATGGCGCGCGAGACGGTCGGGTTCGGCAACCTCACCCGCGAGGGCGAGGACGAGCAGGCGGTGCAGAAGATGTTCTCGCCCGAGTTCCGCAACCGCCTCGATGCGATCGTGCCCTTCGGTTACCTGCCGCCGGAAGTCGTCGCGCGGGTGGTGGACAAGTTCATCCTCCAGCTCGAACTCCAGCTGGCCGATCGTCACGTCCATATCAGCCTGGACGAAGCGGCGAAGAGCTGGCTCACCGAAAAGGGCTATGACCGCCTGTACGGCGCGCGTCCGATGGGCCGTTTGATCCAGGAGAAGATCAAGCAGCCACTGGCCGAGGAACTGCTGTTCGGCAAGCTGGTCCATGGCGGTGAGGTGACGGTGAGGATGAAGGACGGCGCGCTGTCCTTCGCGATCGAACCCGCTGCGCCGAAGAAGCCGCGCAAGAAGGGCGGCAAGCCAGCGGAAGTCGACGCAGGCTAA
- a CDS encoding DUF1013 domain-containing protein, with translation MAQPLMPHATASWLVDNTSLSFEQIADFCGLHILEVQAIADDTAATKLTGRDPVRAHEVTQSEIEKAQANPDYRMKMTKGPEQVRRTKGPRYTPVSKRQDKPDGIAWIIRNHPEISDGAISNLIGTTRTTIAAIRDRSHWNIANITPKDPVTLGLTTQRELDSAVAKAAKATGGNADAQPTDTRLEGDREALLASLRAERDQQSRDSDSIGHGDIIDPHSLFRS, from the coding sequence GTGGCCCAGCCGCTCATGCCCCATGCGACCGCTTCCTGGCTGGTCGACAACACCTCGCTCTCCTTCGAGCAGATTGCGGATTTCTGCGGCCTTCATATCCTGGAAGTGCAGGCGATCGCCGACGACACGGCGGCGACCAAGTTGACCGGCCGTGATCCGGTCCGCGCGCACGAAGTGACGCAGAGCGAGATCGAGAAGGCGCAGGCCAATCCCGATTATCGCATGAAGATGACCAAGGGCCCCGAGCAGGTCCGCCGGACCAAGGGCCCGCGCTACACGCCGGTCAGCAAGCGGCAGGACAAGCCCGACGGCATCGCCTGGATCATCCGCAACCACCCGGAAATCTCGGACGGCGCGATCAGCAACCTGATCGGCACCACCCGCACCACGATTGCCGCGATCCGCGACCGCAGCCACTGGAACATCGCCAACATCACGCCGAAGGACCCGGTGACGCTGGGCCTGACCACCCAGCGCGAGCTCGACTCGGCGGTGGCCAAGGCGGCGAAGGCGACCGGCGGCAATGCCGATGCGCAGCCGACCGACACCCGCCTGGAGGGTGACCGCGAAGCGCTGCTCGCCTCGCTGCGCGCCGAGCGCGATCAGCAGAGCCGTGATTCGGACTCGATCGGGCATGGCGACATCATCGATCCGCACTCGCTGTTCCGCAGCTGA
- a CDS encoding DUF1192 domain-containing protein, which produces MEQDDSPIRIPDSLTMLVRTDLDPLSLAELETRIAVLEQEIDRTRRHIDRAAIHRASADALFKR; this is translated from the coding sequence ATGGAACAGGACGACTCCCCGATCCGCATTCCCGACAGCCTGACCATGCTGGTCCGGACCGATCTCGACCCGCTCTCGCTCGCCGAGCTGGAGACGCGGATCGCCGTGCTGGAGCAGGAGATCGACCGGACCCGCCGCCACATCGACCGCGCCGCGATCCACCGCGCCAGCGCTGACGCGCTGTTCAAGCGGTGA
- a CDS encoding IS630 family transposase (programmed frameshift), whose amino-acid sequence MGKPLSMDLRSRALAAVDEGMSCRAAAVRFGVAAATVIRWHDQRRSTGTYAAKPQGGDTRSRRIEAHAPTILALHEARRDITLDELRRELGQAGVTVAISTLHRFFARHGITPQKKTGHAIEQDRADVLSAREDWFDGQLDLDPARLVFIDETWTATNMTRSHGRCRRGERLRMGYPHGHRKTTTLVAGLRMTGMIAPMVLDGPINGDWFEAYVRQVLVPDLGRGDVVIMDNLSSHKRAGVREAIEAAGARLMFLPPYSPDFNPIEKAFARLKAMLRRAGERTVSGLWSLIGRLVDLFQPQECANYFTSCGYDPD is encoded by the exons ATGGGCAAGCCGTTGTCGATGGATCTACGATCGCGAGCGCTGGCCGCGGTTGACGAGGGGATGAGTTGCCGGGCTGCGGCGGTGCGGTTCGGTGTGGCGGCCGCGACGGTGATCCGGTGGCACGACCAGCGCCGCAGCACGGGCACCTATGCCGCCAAGCCGCAGGGCGGGGACACGCGGTCGCGGCGGATCGAAGCGCATGCGCCCACGATCCTGGCGCTGCACGAAGCGCGTCGCGACATCACGCTGGACGAGCTGCGTCGCGAGCTGGGTCAGGCGGGCGTGACGGTGGCGATCTCGACGCTGCACCGCTTCTTTGCCCGTCACGGGATCACGC CGCAAAAAAAGACCGGGCATGCGATCGAGCAGGATCGCGCCGACGTCCTGAGTGCGCGTGAGGACTGGTTTGATGGCCAGCTCGACCTCGACCCTGCGCGGCTCGTCTTCATCGACGAGACCTGGACGGCGACCAATATGACCCGCAGCCACGGCCGCTGCCGGCGGGGCGAGCGGCTGCGGATGGGTTACCCACATGGTCATCGCAAGACGACCACGCTGGTCGCTGGCCTGCGCATGACCGGCATGATCGCGCCGATGGTGCTCGACGGCCCGATCAACGGCGACTGGTTCGAGGCCTACGTCCGACAGGTTCTCGTGCCCGACCTCGGACGCGGCGACGTGGTCATCATGGACAACCTGTCCAGCCACAAGCGTGCCGGCGTCCGTGAAGCCATCGAAGCCGCAGGCGCCCGCCTCATGTTTCTCCCGCCCTACAGTCCCGACTTCAACCCGATCGAGAAGGCCTTCGCCCGCCTCAAGGCTATGCTGCGCAGGGCCGGCGAACGCACCGTGTCGGGCTTGTGGTCCCTCATCGGCAGGTTGGTCGATCTGTTCCAACCACAGGAATGCGCCAACTACTTCACCTCCTGTGGTTATGATCCAGACTGA
- a CDS encoding NAD(P)H-quinone oxidoreductase, with amino-acid sequence MTAIDPEAAGGPEVLVPTRRPTPRPGAGEVLIRIAAAGVNRPDVMQRQGLYPPPPGAPSIPGLEIAGEVVAIGEGVGPELLGQPVCALIGGGGYAEYAVAVAEHCLPVPNGLSMVQAAALPETLFTVWTNVFERAYAREGETLLVHGGTSGIGTMAILLGKLFGLTVIVTAGSDDKCAAAEKLGAASAINYRTGDFVEAVQAFTGGKGVDIVLDMVGGDYVPRNLKCLGEEGRHVSIAVQRGAKAEIPLWEVMRRRLILTGSTLRGRDAEFKAMVADEVARIVWPHVEEGRLRPVIDRSFPLAQAADAHRRMEAGDHMGKIVLTIGE; translated from the coding sequence ATGACCGCGATCGATCCCGAAGCGGCGGGCGGGCCGGAGGTGCTGGTCCCGACCCGTCGGCCGACCCCGCGGCCCGGTGCGGGCGAAGTGCTGATCCGGATCGCCGCCGCCGGGGTCAACCGGCCCGATGTGATGCAGCGCCAGGGGCTCTATCCGCCGCCGCCGGGCGCGCCCTCCATCCCCGGTCTGGAAATCGCGGGCGAGGTCGTCGCGATCGGCGAGGGCGTTGGGCCCGAGTTGCTGGGCCAGCCGGTCTGCGCGCTGATCGGCGGCGGCGGCTATGCCGAATATGCGGTGGCGGTGGCCGAGCACTGCCTGCCCGTGCCCAACGGCCTGTCGATGGTACAGGCGGCGGCGCTGCCCGAGACGCTGTTCACCGTGTGGACCAATGTCTTCGAGCGCGCCTATGCCCGCGAGGGCGAGACCCTGCTCGTCCATGGCGGGACCAGCGGCATCGGCACCATGGCGATCCTGCTGGGCAAGCTGTTCGGCCTGACGGTGATCGTCACCGCCGGATCGGACGACAAATGCGCGGCCGCCGAAAAGCTCGGCGCAGCCAGCGCGATCAACTATCGCACCGGGGATTTCGTCGAGGCGGTCCAGGCCTTCACCGGCGGCAAGGGTGTGGACATCGTCCTCGACATGGTCGGCGGCGATTATGTGCCGCGCAACCTGAAATGCCTGGGCGAGGAGGGGCGGCATGTCTCGATCGCGGTCCAGCGCGGCGCGAAGGCGGAAATCCCGCTCTGGGAGGTGATGCGCCGCCGCCTGATCCTGACCGGATCGACGCTGCGCGGTCGCGATGCCGAGTTCAAGGCGATGGTCGCCGACGAGGTGGCGCGGATCGTCTGGCCGCATGTCGAGGAAGGGCGGCTGCGCCCGGTCATCGATCGCAGCTTTCCGCTGGCGCAGGCCGCGGACGCGCATCGCCGCATGGAAGCGGGCGACCATATGGGCAAGATCGTCCTGACCATCGGCGAATAA